The Saccharomyces mikatae IFO 1815 strain IFO1815 genome assembly, chromosome: 11 genome has a segment encoding these proteins:
- the GPX1 gene encoding glutathione peroxidase GPX1 (similar to Saccharomyces cerevisiae HYR1 (YIR037W) and GPX1 (YKL026C); ancestral locus Anc_2.670), with amino-acid sequence MSEFYSFAPIDQDGNTFPFGSLRNKVVLIVNVASHCAFTPQYKELEYLYEKYKPYGLVIIAFPCGQFGNQEFEKDDEINKFCQNKFGVTFPILHKIRCNGQNQDPVYKFLKNSVRGQSGIKMIKWNFEKFLVDRNGKVIKRFSCMTRPLELSQLIEELLSQSQKEDA; translated from the coding sequence aTGTCGGagttttattcttttgcACCAATAGATCAGGATGGAAATACATTCCCCTTTGGCTCCTTACGTAACAAAGTGGTGCTGATAGTTAATGTAGCATCGCACTGCGCATTTACGCCTCAATATAAGGAGTTAGAGTACTTGTACGAGAAATACAAACCATACGGTTTAGTGATCATAGCCTTCCCTTGTGGTCAATTTGGAAATCAAGAGTTTGAGAAAGATGACGAAATTAATAAGTTTTGTCAGAATAAATTTGGTGTAACCTTCCCTATCTTACATAAAATCCGTTGTAATGGCCAAAATCAGGATCCCGTCTACAAGTTCTTGAAGAATTCGGTAAGGGGACAATCTggaataaaaatgataaagtggaattttgaaaagtttttggTAGacagaaatggaaaagtgATCAAGAGGTTTTCATGCATGACTAGGCCACTAGAACTGTCTCAACTTATCGAGGAATTGCTGAGCCAATCACAGAAGGAAGATGCTTGA
- the PAN3 gene encoding PAN-complex poly(A)-binding subunit PAN3 (similar to Saccharomyces cerevisiae PAN3 (YKL025C); ancestral locus Anc_2.669): protein MDKINPDWAKDIPCRNITIYGYCKKEKEGCPFKHNDNGSATIINDSSPLLDIAEATTPTMASVPKFNAKVSASFTPMTVGSDSLATTVTTTSAATNTSGSTNVAATSANSSTVTQVANPAVNGSLLNDNNNSSNINISVPTTASSSNYDPFNAPIFTPSSTSSIHANTNAPSFPFPTIANSGGMSISTSDDNNNNMSMANNVPSSLPPSSIEGNNLKYPRIYPPPHSLLQYHLYAPEQPSSLKSLLKPNERSADQLFIPNNIREDLTKKNLSILQVFPSSGKVIPSIVQDYFNLVPLNFNSNDFLNKTTLFKVFSNYDGKPYVLKRLPNSDKSMNPNKISKVYQVWSKINCTNLIKFRDIFQTTKFGDLSICLIFDYYPNSLSLFDYHFVNFPKFPVTMDYLWIYLVQLTNVINSIHSQNLNIGNTLNWNKVLLTGDPGRIKLSHCNFMDQLFNDDIDAAVSSSGSAMERQQQLDYRYLGQLLFNLSINIDNSNSNITPREYRLDEITPQLIDDMRQIDDKFKDILKYLISDSEDLKKNTHDLTSHFYDKMFMVLESSQTYTEYMESVLSKELENGRLFRLINKLNCIFGRIESRIDINWSESGSKFPIVLFYDYVFHQVDSNGKPIMDLTHVLRCLNKLDAGIQEKLMLVTPDELNCIIISYKELKDLIESTFRSITQ, encoded by the coding sequence ATGGACAAGATCAATCCTGACTGGGCGAAGGACATTCCGTGCAGAAATATCACCATTTATGGCTACTGCAAGAAGGAGAAAGAAGGTTGCCCATTCAAACATAACGATAACGGTAGCGCTACCATCATTAATGACTCTTCCCCTCTACTAGATATTGCAGAAGCCACCACTCCAACCATGGCATCAGTTCCAAAGTTCAATGCTAAAGTATCCGCAAGTTTTACCCCGATGACGGTTGGTAGTGACTCCTTGGCCACTACAGTTACCACCACCTCCGCTGCTACAAACACTAGTGGGAGCACCAATGTGGCAGCAACTTCCGCTAATTCTTCTACAGTCACTCAAGTAGCTAATCCGGCAGTTAATGGCTCTTTGTTGAATGACAACAATAACAGTAGTAATATAAACATATCAGTACCTACGACTGCTTCAAGTTCAAATTATGATCCCTTCAATGCACCCATTTTCACTCcttcttctacttcttcAATACACGCTAATACAAATGCCCCTTCTTTCCCATTCCCCACTATTGCCAATTCTGGCGGCATGAGTATAAGTACCagtgatgataataataacaatatgAGCATGGCCAACAACGTACCATCTTCTCTGCCACCATCATCCATAGAAGGTAATAATCTCAAATATCCGAGAATTTATCCCCCTCCTCATAGTCTTCTACAGTACCACCTATATGCTCCTGAACAACCATCATCGTTAAAGTCATTATTGAAACCTAATGAAAGGTCTGCTGATCAGCTTTTCATTCCAAACAATATTAGGGAAGATTTaaccaagaaaaatctATCGATTTTGCAGGTTTTCCCCTCTTCAGGTAAAGTTATACCAAGTATTGTACAAGACTACTTCAATTTGGTTCCACTAAACTTCAATAGTAACGACTTTTTAAATAAAACTACGCTCTTCAAAGTTTTCTCCAATTATGACGGAAAACCATACGTTTTGAAAAGACTGCCTAATAGTGATAAATCAATGAATCCGAACAAAATATCTAAAGTATATCAGGTATGGTCAAAGATTAATTGTACCAATTTGATAAAGTTTAGGGACATTTTTCAGACTACTAAGTTTGGAGATCTGTCTATCTGTTTGATCTTTGATTACTATCCAAATTCTCTATCTTTGTTTGATTACCATTTTGTTAATTTCCCTAAATTCCCCGTAACCATGGATTATCTATGGATATACTTAGTTCAACTCACTAATGTGATAAATTCCATCCATTCGCAGAATTTAAACATTGGCAACACACTAAACTGGAATAAAGTTTTACTTACTGGTGATCCGGGTAGAATCAAACTATCACACTGCAACTTTATGGATCAATTATTCAATGATGATATCGATGCAGCGGTATCTTCCAGTGGGAGTGCAATGGAAAGACAACAACAGCTGGACTACAGATATCTCGGACAGCTATTATTTAACTTATCAATTAATATTGACAACTCTAATAGTAATATTACTCCAAGAGAGTATCGGCTCGATGAAATAACTCCTCAATTAATCGATGACATGAGACAGATAGATGATAAGTTCAAGGATATACTCAAGTACTTAATATCGGATAGTGAAgatttaaagaagaacacACATGATCTAACTAGCCATTTTTATGACAAGATGTTCATGGTCTTGGAGTCGTCACAAACCTACACGGAATACATGGAGTCAGTCTTATCGAAAGAGTTAGAAAATGGAAGATTGTTCAGATTGATTAATAAGTTAAATTGCATTTTTGGTAGAATTGAATCGAGAATAGACATAAATTGGTCTGAATCTGGATCCAAATTTCCTATCGTACTATTCTATGACTATGTATTTCATCAAGTGGATTCAAATGGAAAACCGATAATGGACTTAACTCATGTATTAAGGTGCTTGAACAAATTAGATGCGGGtattcaagaaaagttgATGTTAGTAACACCTGATGAGTTAAACTGTATTATCATATCCTACAAGGAGTTGAAGGACTTGATAGAATCCACCTTCAGATCCATCACccaataa
- the URA6 gene encoding bifunctional uridylate/adenylate kinase (similar to Saccharomyces cerevisiae URA6 (YKL024C); ancestral locus Anc_2.667) produces the protein MTAATESQPAFSPDQVSVIFVLGGPGAGKGTQCERLVKDFSFVHLSAGDLLRAEQSREGSQYGELIRNYIKEGLIVPQEITLALLRNAISENVKANKHKFLIDGFPRKMDQAISFERDIVESKFILFFDCPEDVMLQRLLERGKTSGRSDDNIESIKKRFNTFKDTSMPVIEYFETKSKVVRVRCDKSVEDVYKDVQDAIRDRL, from the coding sequence ATGACAGCTGCTACTGAATCACAGCCAGCTTTCTCGCCAGACCAAGTTTCCGTAATCTTCGTTTTAGGAGGACCCGGTGCAGGCAAAGGCACTCAATGTGAGAGATTAGTTAAGgatttttcctttgtcCATTTATCAGCGGGTGATCTTCTACGTGCTGAACAGAGCAGAGAGGGCTCCCAATATGGGGAGTTAATTAGGAACTACATCAAGGAGGGTCTGATTGTTCCTCAGGAGATCACTTTGGCGCTGTTACGCAATGCCATTTCCGAGAACGTCAAGGCCAACAAGCATAAGTTCTTGATAGATGGGTTTCCCAGGAAGATGGACCAGGCCATTTCCTTCGAAAGGGATATCGTCGAAAGCAAATTTATCTTGTTCTTTGACTGTCCTGAAGATGTCATGTTGCAGAGACTATTGGAACGTGGTAAGACTAGTGGTAGAAGCGATGATAACATTGAATCCATTAAGAAGAGATTCAATACTTTCAAGGACACGAGCATGCCTGTTATCGAGTACTTTGAAACTAAATCTAAGGTCGTCCGTGTCCGTTGCGATAAGTCTGTGGAAGATGTATACAAAGACGTTCAGGACGCTATCCGTGATAGATTATAG
- the MIN9 gene encoding Min9p (similar to Saccharomyces cerevisiae YKL023C-A), protein MNFLSSPLVIHAHLHLFFIQFSYSMNPRFRFILRYYSSKKPTFHVTPPESIANANANAVRTSNSPGKSKHKGKLLILVGSLALVTSVISVNYQKNKPIEFLE, encoded by the coding sequence ATGAATTTTCTGTCTTCACCATTAGTTATACACGCTCACCTtcaccttttctttattcagTTTAGTTATAGTATGAATCCACGATTCAGGTTTATACTGAGATACtactcttcaaaaaaacCAACCTTTCACGTCACCCCTCCTGAATCTATAGCAAACGCAAACGCAAACGCAGTGCGCACTAGCAACAGTCCAGGCAAGAGTAAACATAAAGGCAAATTGTTGATACTCGTAGGAAGTTTAGCACTCGTGACATCCGTGATTTCGGTAAACTATCAGAAGAACAAACcaattgaatttcttgaataa
- the SKA1 gene encoding Ska1p (similar to Saccharomyces cerevisiae YKL023W; ancestral locus Anc_2.666): protein MNKEELLGFLLDDSIDCPKKCVSDEQVYSNWLKNGNDDQENPLQTSIDAAVAAPNKKKQIVAAQEDVDELLNGLEGIIGNADALSLKVKPKTKTKKTKSKPKKGSVHMEDHIVMLEVEDVSDVNTQEDANGTSPSSDRDRLKKKERRRKNTKELSYDELKEKLETITHKSRVESKDWKKKVHRLEKRNTELERHLEELKIENQTLIDINNRLSINMNEKEDATRSQKTKEKDRKRRERRTARRKEERTQEENKTPRSFPSSTDMNGMPIEF, encoded by the coding sequence ATGAATAAGGAAGAGTTATTGGGGTTTCTACTAGATGACAGCATCGACTGTCCAAAAAAATGCGTTTCGGATGAGCAGGTCTACTCCAATTGGTTGAAGAACGGTAACGACGATCAGGAAAACCCTTTACAAACTAGTATAGACGCAGCTGTAGCCGCACCgaataaaaagaagcagATAGTGGCTGCACAAGAGGATGTCGATGAGCTTTTAAACGGTTTGGAAGGCATTATAGGAAACGCGGATGCCCTTAGTTTGAAGGTCAAACCAAAGACCAAAACTAAAAAGACCAAATCAAAACCTAAAAAGGGAAGCGTACATATGGAAGATCACATTGTGATGCTCGAGGTTGAAGATGTCAGTGATGTAAACACCCAAGAGGATGCTAATGGAACAAGTCCGTCGTCAGATCGGGACcgattaaagaagaaagaaagacgTAGGAAAAACACAAAGGAGCTCTCTTATGATgaactaaaagaaaaactagaGACTATCACTCATAAGTCACGTGTCGAATCCAAGgattggaagaagaaagttcaTCGATTGGAAAAGAGGAATACCGAACTTGAACGTCACTTAGAAGAGCTGAAGATTGAGAACCAGACCTTGATAGATATTAACAACAGGCTTTCAATAAATATGAACGAGAAAGAAGATGCTACAAGAAGCCAAAAGACTAAGGAAAAGGAccgaaaaagaagagaaagaagaacggcaagaagaaaagaagaaagaacgcaagaagaaaacaaaacaccGCGGTCTTTCCCTTCGTCGACCGATATGAATGGGATGCCAATagaattttga
- the CDC16 gene encoding anaphase promoting complex subunit CDC16 (similar to Saccharomyces cerevisiae CDC16 (YKL022C); ancestral locus Anc_2.665), with the protein MRNPMSPSEQHSQHNSTLAASPFVSNASVARTQQSLPIDASNDHLQPWNRTNTATSPYQSLANSPLLQKLQANIMTPHQPSANPISTTSNNANDNNLLASMSKNSMFGSTIPSTLRKVSLQREYKDSVNGTLDDDDNDNNGDTTVNTNNDRENKLGNNGPLTTTTLTTTTTATQLDVSELSAIERLRLWRFDALMQHMCRTAEYIADKVYTISNDPDDAFWLGQVYYNNNQYVRAVELITKNNLDGINILCRYLLGLSFVKLQRFDEALDVIGEYNPFSEDPITTAANATSNNGSNSYTSQPVTDGGIKMESSLCFLRGKIYFAQNNFNKARDALREAILVDIKNFEAFEMLLSKNLLTPQEEWDLFHSLDFKEFGEDKEIMKNLYKINLSKYINTDDIIKSNEILTKDYKLADNVDVIRSRMDIFYTQCKFNECLELCEAVLENDEFNTNILPTYIGCLYELSNKNKLFLLSHRLAETFPKSAITWFSVATYYMCLDRISEAQKYYSKSSILDPSFAAAWLGFAHTYALEGEQDQALTAYSTASRFFPGMHLPKLFLGMQFMAMNSLNLAESYFVLAYDICPNDPLVLNEMGVMYFKKNEFVKAKKYLKKALEVVKDLDPSSRTTISIQLNLGHTYRKLNENEIAIKCFKCVLEKNDKNSEIHCSLGYLYLKTKKLQKAIDHLHKSLYLKPNNASATTLLKNALELNVTLSLDASHPLIDKSNLMSQASKDKASINKKRSSLAYDPANMTKRLRTRNEIFDPINDALKSGGGNLKNGTANVDDDFDADMELE; encoded by the coding sequence ATGAGGAATCCCATGTCCCCTTCAGAGCAGCACTCGCAACATAATTCTACATTAGCCGCCTCTCCCTTTGTTTCTAATGCATCTGTAGCAAGGACACAACAGAGTTTACCAATCGATGCTTCCAATGATCATCTGCAACCCTGGAACAGAACTAATACGGCCACTAGTCCATATCAGTCATTGGCAAATAGCCCTTTATTACAGAAGTTGCAGGCGAATATTATGACTCCGCATCAGCCATCAGCCAATCCTATTTCCACCACGAGCAATAATGCAAACGACAATAATTTGTTAGCATCCATGTCTAAGAATAGCATGTTTGGTTCTACGATACCGTCCACATTAAGAAAAGTGAGTTTACAGCGCGAGTACAAGGATTCGGTTAATGGAACgcttgatgatgatgataatgacaaCAATGGTGATACAACTGTgaatactaataatgacCGAGAGAACAAACTAGGGAATAATGGGCCACTGACGACTACGACATTAACGACAACAACTACTGCAACTCAACTTGATGTCTCTGAATTATCAGCTATAGAGAGGTTGAGACTTTGGAGGTTTGACGCATTGATGCAGCATATGTGTAGGACAGCAGAATATATTGCTGATAAAGTGTACACTATTTCGAACGATCCTGATGATGCCTTTTGGTTGGGCCAAGTTTATTACAATAATAATCAGTATGTAAGAGCCGTGGAACTTATTACTAAAAACAATTTGGATGGAattaatattctttgtCGATATTTATTGGGACTTTCCTTTGTGAAGTTACAAAGATTTGATGAAGCTCTCGATGTCATAGGCGAATACAATCCATTCAGTGAGGATCCAATTACAACAGCTGCAAATGCCACGAGCAATAATGGCAGCAATAGCTACACGTCGCAGCCAGTTACTGACGGCGGTATAAAGATGGAATCATCATTATGTTTCCTCAGAGGTAAAATATACTTTGCGCAAAATAATTTTAATAAAGCTAGGGACGCCCTTCGTGAAGCCATCTTGGTGgatatcaaaaattttgaagctTTTGAAATGCTCTTATCTAAGAATCTGCTAACTCCACAGGAGGAATGGGATTTGTTCCATTCTTTAGATTTCAAAGAGTTCGGTGAAGATAAAGAGATCATGAAGAATCTTTACAAGATCAACCTATCCAAATATATTAATACGGATgatataataaaatcaaatgaGATTTTAACGAAGGATTACAAATTAGCTGACAATGTAGATGTCATAAGAAGTAGAATGGATATTTTTTACACACAGTGCAAGTTCAACGAATGCTTGGAGTTATGCGAAGCGGTTTTGGAGAATGATGAATTTAATACGAACATTCTACCAACATATATCGGATGCCTTTATGAATTATCAAATAAGAATaagctttttcttctatcaCATCGGTTAGCAGAAACTTTTCCGAAATCTGCGATAACATGGTTCAGCGTCGCCACTTATTATATGTGTCTGGACAGGATAAGCGAAGCACAGAAATACTATTCTAAATCATCAATACTGGATCCAAGTTTTGCTGCTGCATGGCTAGGGTTTGCACACACGTACGCCCTAGAAGGCGAACAAGACCAAGCATTAACAGCATATTCTACCGCATCCAGATTCTTCCCAGGAATGCACTTACCGAAACTATTTCTCGGGATGCAATTCATGGCCATGAACTCACTCAACTTAGCAGAATCTTATTTCGTTCTGGCATATGACATCTGTCCGAACGATCCCTTAGTACTCAATGAAATGGGTGTAATGTattttaagaaaaatgaattcGTCAAAGCCAAGAAGTACTTGAAGAAAGCGTTGGAAGTGGTGAAAGATCTTGATCCAAGTTCAAGGACGACAATATCGATTCAATTAAATCTAGGTCACACATATAGGAAGCTGAATGAGAACGAAATTGCCATCAAATGTTTCAAATGTGTCTTAGAGAagaatgataaaaattCAGAAATCCATTGCTCATTAGGTTATTTGTATttaaaaacgaaaaaattACAGAAGGCCATCGATCATTTGCACAAGTCATTATATCTAAAGCCTAATAATGCATCTGCAACAACGCTGTTGAAGAACGCCCTAGAACTGAACGTGACATTATCATTGGATGCCAGTCACCCACTTATTGACAAGTCGAATTTAATGAGTCAGGCAAGTAAGGACAAGGCCTccatcaataaaaaaagatcttcATTGGCCTACGACCCCGCCAACATGACTAAAAGGTTGAGAACACGAAATGAGATCTTTGACCCAATTAATGATGCTCTTAAAAGTGGAGGCGGCAATCTCAAAAATGGCACTGCTAATGTCGACGATGACTTTGATGCAGATATGGAGCTGGAATAA
- the MAK11 gene encoding Mak11p (similar to Saccharomyces cerevisiae MAK11 (YKL021C); ancestral locus Anc_2.663) yields MSDIGGKNQFRIIVGSYEHNILCLSLDIPTQKKDDVAKTPHFMPVFHFQAHSLSIKCLAVSRRYLVSGSNDEHIRIYDLQKRKELGTLLSHQGSITALQFSHPASSSEDSTVATKGKNSKWLLSASEDHKIMVWRVKDWETMGKLKGHTARVNDIDIHPTNRIAISVSDDHSIRLWNLMTLRNAAVLKLRKYNTNGTCVRWLGAKGDYFAVGLRDRVLIYETESAKVFKEIPFDRKTLMHLETHILPFDNKEYLSVGISDGNVHFYSCEKLFEKVEENGKDQEDEKVDEKISPSFSLLGHTNRIKDFKFYTNEFGTYLVTIGSDGKIVVWDMSTKEQVAVYDCGERLNCLTLCDESIEKYSTMKKRGAETAELGEQSEAESDTEEIKKIMFGEKKKQNRKKQKKLKNRKVSVELE; encoded by the coding sequence ATGAGTGACATAGGTGGCAAGAACCAATTTCGTATTATTGTGGGCTCATATGAGCACAATATCTTATGCTTGTCTTTAGATATTCCAACGCAAAAGAAAGATGATGTGGCAAAGACACCACATTTTATGCCggtatttcattttcaagcTCATTCATTGAGTATTAAATGTTTAGCTGTGTCTAGAAGATACTTAGTTTCCGGATCGAATGACGAACACATCAGAATTTATGATTtgcaaaaaagaaaggaactGGGTACGTTGTTAAGCCATCAGGGTTCTATTACTGCTTTGCAATTTTCGCATCCAGCTTCCTCCAGCGAAGACTCTACTGTTGCGACAAAAGGTAAGAATAGTAAATGGCTATTATCAGCATCAGAAGATCACAAGATCATGGTTTGGAGAGTTAAGGATTGGGAAACAATGGGGAAATTAAAGGGACATACTGCTAGAGTTAATGATATCGACATCCATCCCACCAATAGAATCGCAATAAGTGTTAGTGATGACCATTCTATACGTCTTTGGAACCTGATGACTTTAAGAAACGCCGCTGTACTAAAATTAAGAAAGTACAATACAAACGGAACCTGCGTTAGATGGTTAGGTGCTAAGGGTGATTATTTTGCCGTTGGATTGAGGGATAGGGTCCTTATTTATGAAACTGAATCAGCCAAAGTGTTCAAAGAAATACCTTTTGACAGAAAAACTCTCATGCATCTTGAAACTCACATCCTACCGTTCGATAATAAGGAATATCTTTCTGTCGGTATTAGCGATGGTAATGTTCATTTCTATTCTTGTGAAAAACTATTcgaaaaagttgaagaaaatggaaaagacCAAGAAGACGAAAAGGTTGACGAAAAAATCAGCCCATCTTTCTCATTATTAGGCCACACAAACCGTATCAAAGATTTCAAGTTCTATACAAATGAATTTGGTACCTACTTAGTAACCATTGGTTCTGATGGTAAGATTGTTGTATGGGATATGTCTacaaaagaacaagtaGCAGTTTATGACTGTGGAGAAAGGCTAAATTGTTTAACATTATGCGACGAAAGCATCGAGAAATACAGtacaatgaagaaaagaggaGCTGAAACAGCCGAACTAGGTGAGCAAAGTGAAGCAGAAAGTGATACcgaagaaataaagaagataatGTTTGgtgagaagaagaaacaaaatagaaagaagcagaagaaaCTAAAGAATAGAAAAGTGTCTGTGGAACTCGAATAA